GATTTTAACAACTGAAAATAAATTTTCACTTCGCATCATTTGACGAATTTTCTCATACAGCGTTTTTTCATTATCATACTGACACTCAAATGAAGTGTCTGCATAAAATTGAACCACATTAGCATAGGGGAGGCGGGCATCATCCGCTAAAATGCGTACTTTTTCATCTGTAGCACTAATGTGATACGCGATACCATCTTGTATCATCACTTCTCCATCGCCGCCTTCTAACGTCCCAATCCCATAATTGCCATAGCGTAACATCTCACCGATAGAAGTTGTTCCCTCAAGTGAACCTGTCATAATTACACCTAATGTACCGTGTTGATAAATCGTATGTGAAAGCATACAAAGACACCCCTTCAAAGTTTCATATATTTTATTATACCTCTATTTAAATTCCTATTTTTAAACAACTTGTGTCATTTCAACATTTTATGAGATCATTTATAATAAAATTAATGTTTTGAAAAAGGGGATGTATGTCAATGAAAAAACAAATTCCAGTTGTGGGTGCAATCTAAATTGGTCCTAATTACGTTTTTATTTTAGTAAGTAAAACTATGATATATTTACTATAATCCAAATAAATAAGGTGAAGCGGATGGTTAAGATTAGACGTAAAGTACTCAAAGATATTCCAGAAATCGTGAAAATCCATTATGTATCATATATACATACGTAGAAAGGGATTTTGCCAGAAGCACATCTAGAGGGTCAAACAGAAGCAGGTTATCTCAAGAAACATCAAATGTTTAATACAGATTGCCTTATAGCAGAAGTGGACCATCAAATTGTAGGTTTTATTATGTACGGCCCTTCAAAAGATGACGATTTAAAAGATACATTTGAAATTTATACGATTTATCTTTTACAGAAATATCAACATAAAGGCATTGGAACAGAGTTAATGAATCATGCTGAAGATGATATGAAATCATAGGTTAACAATTGTTCACTTTGGGTTGTTGATATGAATTTTGATACCATTCAATTTTATGAAAAACACGGTTATCAATTTGATGGCGCAGAAATAGAAGATGAAGGGCATCGCTAACAACGTATGGTCAAAAAGTAAGTAATTATCCATATGGCTTTGCTTAACCTTCTATAAAAATGAGGTGACACATGAAAAAAATATTTTTAACTTATGAGTGGGTGGCTGTGATTCTAGGAACGATTGTTTTAGTTATTTTGTGTTTAAATATGGCACATATCATTCGTTTAGAGTTATCGTTAAAGCTTACTTTTCAAGCATTTATCATTTTAACAATAGGTCTCATTTCTATACGAACACGAAAATGGCTCGGTATGTTAACATTAATTTTGGGTACTGTGCTATTAATTGTGGCAATACTAAATGTTTAACAAAAACGTACATGTTCATCTCTAGTGATGTGCATGTACGTTTTTATATTTCAATGATAGTGATAATGGACATACAAAATTACATAGTTTAATGCCGTATTTAAATATAAGAAGTTGATTAAAATACTTTTGAAAAAGCC
The sequence above is a segment of the Staphylococcus hyicus genome. Coding sequences within it:
- a CDS encoding GNAT family N-acetyltransferase, with product MPEAHLEGQTEAGYLKKHQMFNTDCLIAEVDHQIVGFIMYGPSKDDDLKDTFEIYTIYLLQKYQHKGIGTELMNHAEDDMKS